The following proteins are encoded in a genomic region of Maribacter hydrothermalis:
- a CDS encoding M20/M25/M40 family metallo-hydrolase — protein MRTFMKKLLSYLLFLTFFSSYAQDSILVKSKVANAITELRDFVALPNDALNADDIDTNLYWLRKKFTERGFNSSILDTEGLPLFFAALPMDDSKPTILFYMHLDGQSVDASKWDQPDPYKITLKSKTEDGWKTESFSDLTDDINYDWRLFGRSTSDDKGPIVMFLNAIDVLRKENIDIPYNVKVILDSEEERSSAPLPKAVRTYKDLLKADFLVINDGPVHVSGKPTIIYGCRGITTLSITTYGPIKPQHSGHYGNYAPNPGFQLAQLLATMKDTEGKVLIKGYYDGITLDEATLNILKSVPDNTEEINTSLAIANPEKVGSFYQEALQYPSLNIRGLGSAWIGDQARTIVPATATAELDLRLVPESDGNRLKKLVIDHIKNQGYHVMNSEPTMADRLKYNKIVTVLEGSVTNAFRTDLNNPYGNFIVKTMEKKFGEKPIQIRIMGGTVPISPFINELKIPAFIVPMVNPDNNQHSPNENLKISQIAYGIETFYALLSNRINN, from the coding sequence ATGAGAACATTTATGAAAAAATTACTTTCCTACCTGTTATTTTTAACTTTCTTTTCTAGCTACGCCCAAGACTCTATTCTTGTAAAATCTAAAGTAGCTAATGCCATTACAGAATTAAGAGATTTTGTTGCACTACCAAACGATGCATTAAATGCAGATGATATTGACACAAATCTTTATTGGCTAAGAAAAAAATTTACTGAACGTGGTTTTAATAGCTCCATACTAGATACCGAAGGTTTACCATTATTCTTCGCGGCATTACCAATGGATGACAGTAAGCCAACTATTTTATTCTATATGCATTTAGATGGACAATCTGTTGATGCCAGCAAATGGGACCAACCAGATCCCTATAAAATTACGCTTAAATCTAAAACCGAAGATGGTTGGAAAACAGAGTCTTTTTCTGATTTAACCGATGACATCAATTATGATTGGCGCCTTTTTGGTCGCTCCACTTCAGATGACAAGGGCCCAATTGTAATGTTTTTAAATGCTATTGATGTTTTAAGAAAAGAGAATATTGACATACCATATAACGTAAAAGTAATTTTAGATAGTGAGGAAGAACGTAGCAGTGCACCCTTACCAAAAGCCGTACGTACCTACAAAGATTTGCTAAAAGCAGATTTTTTGGTAATTAATGACGGACCCGTTCATGTTTCCGGTAAGCCAACCATAATTTATGGTTGCAGAGGAATTACAACTCTTTCAATAACTACATACGGACCAATTAAACCTCAACATAGTGGGCATTATGGAAATTATGCACCTAATCCTGGTTTTCAATTGGCACAATTATTGGCAACAATGAAAGATACCGAAGGCAAGGTTTTGATTAAAGGATATTATGATGGCATTACTTTAGATGAAGCCACTCTTAACATTCTAAAAAGCGTACCGGATAATACCGAAGAAATCAATACTAGTTTAGCCATAGCCAATCCAGAGAAAGTAGGTAGCTTTTATCAAGAAGCATTGCAATATCCGTCTTTAAATATCAGAGGACTAGGCTCCGCTTGGATTGGAGACCAAGCTAGAACAATTGTACCTGCTACCGCCACAGCTGAATTGGATTTAAGATTAGTGCCTGAATCTGATGGTAATCGCTTAAAGAAATTAGTTATTGACCATATTAAAAACCAGGGCTACCATGTTATGAATTCTGAACCTACTATGGCAGACCGTTTAAAATACAATAAAATTGTAACTGTATTAGAAGGCTCCGTTACTAACGCTTTTAGAACAGATTTAAATAACCCATACGGCAATTTTATTGTAAAAACAATGGAAAAGAAATTTGGAGAAAAACCTATTCAAATACGAATTATGGGTGGTACTGTTCCTATTTCGCCGTTCATCAATGAACTAAAAATACCAGCGTTTATAGTACCTATGGTAAACCCGGACAATAACCAACATAGCCCTAATGAAAATTTAAAAATTAGCCAGATTGCTTATGGAATTGAAACTTTTTATGCACTACTCAGTAATAGAATAAACAATTAA
- a CDS encoding phosphoenolpyruvate carboxylase, translated as MQQKERLAEFKKSVQNKFNVYNSLFLNLPYKDIDDVGMLIPLLLNQSEKGLSNGLNPKEILENFFENFVEIKSEKEQIDFMFRIIQYVERQVVLYDSVEDAAFPKLQKHSSSLSLKDYFQLVEKNNSWDTIWDKLSNFSARIVLTAHPTQFYTPAVLDIITNLRTLILEDKIDEIDVGLQQLGLTSLINAKKPTPLDEAKNIIYTLRHVYYDAIGDMYAYIKGSVGSKIFENHDIVKLGFWPGGDRDGNPFVTADITRDVMNELRLTLMKCYYNDLKGLVHKLTFKDVQEPLQKLRSNLYIAMFDSSKDIGYDDLILPLEEIRLILIEKYQGLYLNDLERFIDKVKIFKVHFATIDIRQDHSMHTKVMVEVLKKNGFIKKELSELSDDKLIDILLHENLELVADDYEEDIVKDTIKNILQLQTIQAKNGQEGCNRYIISNSEDIFSILFVYGLFRWCGWANKEITFDIVPLFETMIGMDSAQETMQFLFNLPEYKAHIKNRNNKQTIMLGFSDGTKDGGYLKANWSILKTKEELSEVCDEHGIAAIFFDGRGGPPARGGGKTHRFYAAQTNKVANNEIQLTIQGQTITSTYGTKEQFIYNSEQLLTAGLSNTILGKEIVISDSDRKLIEELSDMSFKKYDDLKHHDKFMPYLENMSTLKYYTKANIGSRPGKRGNKAKLELSDLRAISFVGSWSQLKQNVPGYYGIGTALKNLEDDGRFSEVQRLYKEVPFFQALMMNSMMSLSKCYFELTSYMKENKEYGAFWEILHAEYKLSKAMLLKLSGMEILMQKEAISRESIKIRENIVLPLLVIQQYALQRIGEGTEYKELYEKIVTRSLYGNINASRNSA; from the coding sequence ATGCAGCAAAAAGAAAGGTTGGCAGAGTTTAAAAAATCTGTCCAGAATAAGTTTAATGTTTATAATAGTCTTTTTTTAAATCTACCTTACAAAGACATTGATGACGTGGGTATGTTAATACCGTTATTACTAAATCAATCAGAAAAAGGGTTAAGTAACGGTCTTAATCCGAAGGAAATTCTTGAAAATTTTTTCGAGAATTTTGTAGAAATAAAATCTGAAAAAGAACAGATAGATTTTATGTTTCGCATTATACAATATGTGGAACGTCAAGTTGTACTTTATGATAGTGTGGAAGATGCAGCGTTTCCTAAGTTGCAAAAGCATTCTAGTTCCTTGTCGTTGAAAGATTATTTTCAATTGGTAGAAAAAAATAATTCATGGGACACCATTTGGGATAAGCTAAGCAACTTTAGTGCAAGAATAGTATTAACAGCTCACCCAACACAATTTTACACTCCTGCTGTTTTAGATATTATCACCAATCTAAGAACTTTGATTTTGGAAGATAAAATTGATGAAATAGACGTTGGGTTACAACAATTAGGGCTTACCTCTTTAATAAATGCGAAGAAGCCAACACCTTTAGATGAGGCCAAGAATATTATTTATACATTAAGACATGTATATTATGATGCTATTGGAGACATGTATGCATATATAAAAGGTAGTGTAGGGTCAAAAATTTTTGAGAATCACGATATAGTAAAATTAGGATTTTGGCCAGGAGGTGATCGCGATGGTAACCCTTTTGTTACAGCAGATATTACAAGAGATGTAATGAATGAGCTTCGTTTAACCTTAATGAAGTGTTATTATAATGATTTAAAAGGACTTGTCCATAAGCTTACGTTTAAAGATGTACAAGAGCCTTTACAAAAGTTACGTTCTAATTTATACATCGCCATGTTCGATAGTTCTAAAGATATTGGCTATGACGACTTAATTTTGCCTTTAGAAGAAATTAGATTAATACTCATTGAAAAATATCAAGGTCTATACTTAAATGACTTAGAGCGCTTTATTGATAAGGTAAAGATTTTTAAAGTACATTTTGCTACTATTGACATTCGTCAAGACCACAGTATGCACACCAAAGTAATGGTAGAAGTGCTTAAAAAGAATGGTTTTATAAAAAAAGAGCTTAGCGAGTTGTCCGACGATAAACTTATCGATATTCTTTTACATGAGAATTTAGAATTAGTAGCGGATGACTATGAAGAAGACATTGTAAAAGATACCATTAAAAATATTCTACAATTACAAACTATACAGGCCAAAAATGGGCAGGAAGGATGTAATAGATATATCATTAGTAATTCTGAGGATATTTTCTCTATACTTTTTGTGTATGGATTATTTAGATGGTGTGGTTGGGCAAATAAAGAAATAACTTTTGATATAGTTCCGTTGTTTGAGACAATGATTGGTATGGATAGTGCACAAGAAACCATGCAGTTTTTGTTTAATTTACCTGAGTATAAAGCACATATAAAAAATAGAAATAATAAGCAAACGATAATGCTTGGTTTTTCTGATGGTACAAAAGATGGTGGCTATTTAAAAGCAAACTGGTCAATTTTAAAGACTAAAGAAGAATTGTCAGAAGTTTGTGATGAACATGGCATAGCTGCTATATTTTTTGATGGTAGGGGAGGACCGCCAGCAAGAGGTGGAGGTAAAACACACCGGTTCTATGCTGCCCAAACAAATAAAGTTGCCAATAACGAAATTCAATTAACCATACAAGGGCAAACAATAACGAGTACGTATGGTACAAAAGAGCAATTTATTTATAACAGTGAACAATTGTTAACTGCTGGTTTATCTAATACCATTTTAGGTAAGGAAATTGTAATTTCAGATTCGGATAGGAAGTTGATAGAAGAACTTTCTGATATGAGTTTTAAAAAATATGATGACTTAAAGCATCATGATAAGTTTATGCCATATTTGGAAAATATGAGCACACTTAAGTATTATACAAAAGCCAATATTGGTAGTAGACCCGGAAAAAGAGGAAACAAGGCCAAGTTGGAGTTGTCAGATCTACGTGCCATTTCTTTTGTAGGTTCTTGGAGCCAGTTAAAACAAAATGTACCTGGATATTATGGTATTGGTACAGCATTAAAAAACTTAGAAGATGATGGTAGATTTAGTGAAGTGCAAAGACTTTATAAAGAAGTACCATTTTTTCAAGCATTAATGATGAATAGTATGATGAGTTTATCCAAATGTTATTTTGAATTGACAAGTTACATGAAGGAGAATAAAGAATATGGCGCATTTTGGGAAATACTCCATGCTGAGTATAAACTTTCAAAAGCAATGTTGTTAAAATTATCTGGTATGGAAATTTTAATGCAGAAAGAAGCTATTTCTAGAGAATCCATTAAAATTCGTGAGAATATAGTATTGCCATTATTGGTAATACAGCAATACGCGTTACAAAGAATAGGTGAGGGTACCGAGTATAAAGAGTTATATGAGAAAATTGTAACCAGGTCTCTTTACGGAAATATTAATGCTAGTAGAAATTCAGCATAG
- a CDS encoding uracil-DNA glycosylase family protein — MQKVFHHTHPYEPFIDSNTTKLIVGTLPPPRFTTGKLKEGDVDFCYGSRDGLLWPILDRIFGLHLKFETTKEAIDQRKAFLKQQRIGVCDIVASAEREKIDASDIGMKNIVLRNVIGYLEKYPNINTLLFTGGNSKNGPEYFFRKHLKDNNIPLWIISNNIPRIHEFLLPVTNKKIKTVSLIAPSGAANRAVGGLESYKILKRKNSTFNTLDFRVMQYQEYF; from the coding sequence ATGCAAAAAGTATTTCATCATACTCACCCTTATGAGCCCTTTATAGATAGTAACACCACTAAATTAATAGTAGGTACATTACCACCTCCAAGGTTTACTACGGGAAAATTAAAAGAGGGAGATGTAGATTTCTGTTATGGCAGTAGAGATGGACTACTTTGGCCAATTTTAGATAGAATTTTTGGTTTACACTTAAAGTTTGAAACTACAAAAGAAGCAATAGATCAACGAAAAGCATTTTTAAAACAACAAAGAATAGGAGTATGTGATATTGTAGCATCTGCAGAGCGAGAAAAAATTGATGCTTCAGATATTGGTATGAAGAATATTGTTTTAAGAAACGTAATAGGTTATTTAGAAAAGTATCCAAATATAAATACACTTCTCTTTACAGGTGGCAATAGCAAAAATGGGCCTGAATATTTTTTCAGAAAACATTTGAAAGATAATAATATACCCTTATGGATAATTTCAAATAATATACCAAGAATTCATGAGTTTTTACTGCCTGTAACAAACAAAAAAATTAAAACTGTTTCATTAATAGCCCCGTCAGGAGCAGCAAATAGGGCAGTCGGAGGTCTTGAAAGTTATAAAATACTGAAGCGTAAAAATTCTACATTTAATACTCTCGATTTTAGGGTTATGCAATATCAAGAGTATTTTTAA
- a CDS encoding 30S ribosomal protein THX: MGKGDKKSRKGKISNNSYGARRPRKIKKRPTIEEKIKINKKK; the protein is encoded by the coding sequence ATGGGAAAAGGAGATAAAAAATCTAGAAAAGGAAAAATATCAAATAATTCGTATGGAGCAAGAAGACCTCGAAAAATTAAAAAGAGGCCCACAATTGAAGAGAAAATAAAAATCAATAAAAAGAAATAG
- the yaaA gene encoding peroxide stress protein YaaA, protein MKIVISPAKSLNYEKELPTDEYSYPAFIEDAEKLNKILRKKKPKALSELMSISDNLAQLNWERNQEFEIPFTLENARQAVYTFSGDVYQGLDAYTLSEEKIKSLQRTLRILSGQYGILKPLDLMQPYRLEMGTSLKIGRKKNLYEFWGERLTNALNNEMQENELLVNLASNEYYSVLQPKKIKATIVTPIFKDWKNDKLKIISFFAKKARGSMVRYILDSSAKTLEDIKCFNLDDYEFSQEHTLKENEPVFVR, encoded by the coding sequence ATGAAAATTGTTATTTCACCGGCTAAGTCCTTGAATTATGAAAAAGAATTGCCAACGGATGAATATTCGTATCCCGCTTTTATTGAAGATGCTGAAAAGTTGAATAAGATATTAAGAAAAAAGAAACCTAAAGCACTTTCTGAATTAATGTCGATTTCAGATAATTTGGCCCAGTTAAATTGGGAACGGAATCAAGAATTTGAAATTCCGTTTACACTGGAAAATGCAAGACAGGCAGTTTATACTTTTAGTGGAGATGTGTACCAGGGTCTGGATGCGTATACTTTATCCGAAGAGAAAATTAAAAGTTTACAGCGTACGCTAAGAATCCTTTCAGGACAATATGGAATATTAAAACCGTTGGATTTAATGCAGCCTTATCGTTTAGAAATGGGTACATCATTAAAAATTGGCAGAAAAAAGAACTTATATGAGTTTTGGGGAGAACGACTAACAAATGCATTGAATAATGAAATGCAAGAAAATGAATTACTGGTAAACTTAGCTAGTAATGAGTATTATAGTGTATTACAGCCCAAAAAAATAAAAGCCACTATTGTTACACCAATTTTTAAAGATTGGAAAAATGACAAATTAAAGATTATTAGTTTTTTTGCTAAAAAGGCCAGAGGCTCAATGGTGCGCTATATTTTGGATTCTAGCGCAAAAACGCTAGAGGATATAAAGTGTTTTAATTTAGATGATTATGAATTTAGTCAAGAGCATACCCTAAAAGAAAATGAACCTGTATTTGTAAGATAA
- a CDS encoding RluA family pseudouridine synthase gives MEHIEQPENEDGELFEHYRFVASKGQVPLRVDKFLMNFIENATRNKIQQSAKDGHVWVNDEIVKSNYKVKAGDEVKVLFEHPPHEFLLVPEDIPLDIVYEDDVLLIVNKPAGMVVHPGHGNYTGTLINALIYHTDNLPANSNERPGLVHRIDKDTSGLLVVAKTEAAMTHLAKQFFDKTSEREYIALVWGNIEEDEGTVIGNVGRNPKNRLQMHVFPEGEDGKEAVTHFKVIERLGYVTLVSCKLETGRTHQIRVHMKYIGHTLFNDERYGGDKILKGTTFTKYKQFVDNTFKLLPRQALHAKTLGFIHPVTGEKMSFDSVVPEDMTNAIDKWRSYSKNSTE, from the coding sequence ATGGAGCATATAGAGCAACCTGAGAATGAAGATGGTGAACTTTTTGAACATTACCGTTTTGTAGCATCTAAAGGCCAGGTGCCACTTAGAGTAGATAAATTTTTAATGAATTTTATTGAAAATGCCACAAGAAACAAAATACAGCAATCTGCCAAAGATGGTCATGTTTGGGTAAACGATGAAATTGTAAAATCGAATTATAAAGTAAAAGCCGGTGATGAGGTTAAGGTGTTGTTTGAGCATCCGCCACATGAGTTTCTTTTGGTTCCTGAAGACATTCCTTTGGATATCGTTTATGAAGACGATGTTTTACTAATTGTCAATAAACCTGCAGGTATGGTTGTACACCCAGGGCATGGCAACTATACAGGTACCTTAATAAATGCACTTATTTACCATACAGATAATTTGCCGGCTAATAGCAATGAAAGACCAGGATTGGTACATCGTATAGATAAAGACACATCTGGTTTATTAGTGGTCGCTAAAACCGAGGCAGCAATGACTCATTTAGCTAAACAATTTTTTGATAAAACTTCTGAGCGAGAATATATTGCTTTGGTTTGGGGTAATATTGAGGAAGATGAGGGTACAGTTATTGGTAACGTAGGTAGAAATCCTAAAAACCGTTTGCAAATGCACGTTTTTCCTGAAGGGGAAGATGGTAAAGAAGCAGTGACACATTTTAAAGTAATCGAACGCTTAGGGTATGTAACGCTTGTTTCATGTAAATTAGAGACAGGTAGAACGCATCAAATTCGTGTTCATATGAAATATATTGGGCATACCTTGTTTAATGATGAGCGTTATGGCGGTGATAAAATTTTAAAAGGAACCACATTTACAAAGTATAAACAATTTGTAGATAATACCTTTAAATTGCTGCCAAGACAGGCCCTACATGCTAAGACACTTGGGTTCATTCATCCTGTAACTGGTGAAAAAATGAGCTTTGATTCTGTGGTGCCAGAAGATATGACCAATGCCATTGATAAGTGGCGTAGTTACAGTAAAAACAGTACAGAATAA
- a CDS encoding PASTA domain-containing protein codes for MRNFFNFLKSKTFFIQLGLALLVLVILIFLVLRYLSSTTNHGEFVEVPDFSKKSVMDMRKSIEEAGLRYEVLDSANYNPDFPRFSIIDQNPSAGAKVKANRKIYLTVNPSGYKKVTVPKIIQVTKRNASSMLKAVGLDVERVTYVDELGKDMVYQIKYKGKYIKPGDKLPKTSKIELICGNGTIPESAIIKAESEQ; via the coding sequence ATGAGAAATTTTTTCAATTTTTTAAAAAGTAAGACTTTTTTTATTCAATTAGGTCTTGCATTATTGGTTTTGGTAATTCTTATTTTTCTTGTTTTAAGATATCTAAGTAGCACCACCAACCATGGTGAGTTTGTTGAGGTACCTGATTTTTCAAAAAAATCTGTTATGGATATGAGAAAATCAATAGAAGAAGCAGGGCTAAGATATGAGGTGTTAGATTCGGCAAATTATAATCCAGATTTTCCAAGATTTTCCATAATAGACCAGAACCCATCTGCAGGTGCTAAAGTAAAAGCCAATAGAAAAATATATTTAACGGTTAACCCATCTGGATACAAAAAAGTTACGGTTCCCAAAATTATACAGGTAACGAAACGTAATGCGTCGTCAATGCTAAAAGCTGTTGGTTTAGATGTGGAAAGGGTTACTTATGTAGATGAACTAGGAAAAGACATGGTATACCAAATTAAGTATAAGGGAAAATATATTAAACCAGGTGATAAACTTCCTAAGACATCAAAAATAGAATTGATTTGTGGTAATGGTACCATCCCGGAGAGCGCAATAATTAAAGCTGAGTCAGAACAATAA
- a CDS encoding D-alanine--D-alanine ligase: MKKNIAIIMGGYSSEFKISLISGNVVYNFLDKEKFNLFRIHIFKNKWVYVDDNDNEIPIDRNDFSIPLNDSIIKFHCIFNAIHGSPGEDGLMQAYFELLGIKHTSCNFYQAALTFNKRDLLSVLKPYGIKSAPSYYLNLGDELNETEIINKVKLPCFVKANKSGSSYGITKVYKAEDLKSAIETAYKEDDEIIIEGYLEGTEVSVGVLKIKGETTVFPITEIVSENDFFDYQAKYEGKSQEITPARINAEQLEKVTIASKKIYDVLKMTGFSRSEFIFIGNEPYLLEMNTTPGLTTESILPQQAKAAGIELGMLFELAIDEALS, translated from the coding sequence ATGAAAAAAAATATTGCAATTATAATGGGCGGTTATTCTAGCGAATTTAAAATATCGCTTATAAGCGGTAATGTGGTCTATAATTTTCTTGATAAGGAAAAATTCAACTTATTTAGAATTCATATTTTCAAAAACAAATGGGTTTATGTAGACGATAATGATAATGAAATACCCATAGATCGCAATGACTTTTCTATTCCCTTAAATGATAGCATCATAAAGTTTCATTGTATATTTAACGCTATACATGGTTCGCCTGGTGAAGACGGATTAATGCAAGCTTATTTCGAATTGTTAGGAATTAAGCACACATCATGCAATTTTTATCAGGCAGCACTCACATTCAATAAAAGAGATCTCTTAAGTGTACTTAAACCATATGGTATAAAATCAGCTCCATCATACTATTTAAATTTGGGTGATGAATTAAACGAAACAGAAATAATTAACAAGGTAAAACTACCCTGCTTTGTAAAAGCAAATAAATCGGGTAGTAGCTACGGGATCACTAAGGTTTATAAGGCTGAAGATTTAAAGAGTGCCATTGAAACAGCTTACAAGGAAGATGATGAAATTATTATTGAAGGTTATCTTGAAGGCACGGAGGTTTCTGTTGGAGTTCTAAAAATAAAAGGCGAAACAACCGTTTTTCCCATAACTGAAATAGTTTCAGAAAATGATTTTTTTGATTATCAGGCTAAATACGAAGGAAAATCGCAAGAAATTACGCCTGCACGTATCAATGCTGAACAATTAGAAAAAGTAACAATCGCTTCTAAGAAAATATATGATGTTCTAAAAATGACTGGTTTCTCTAGAAGTGAATTTATCTTCATTGGTAATGAACCCTATTTATTAGAAATGAACACAACCCCTGGTTTAACTACGGAAAGTATTTTACCACAACAAGCTAAAGCTGCTGGCATTGAACTAGGTATGCTTTTTGAGCTTGCAATTGATGAGGCATTATCTTAA
- the coaD gene encoding pantetheine-phosphate adenylyltransferase has product MRRAIFPGSFDPLTLGHHDIIMRGVTLFDEIIIAIGKNADKKYMFSLEKRLHFIEEAFKDVPSIKVKTYQGLTVDFCRKEDASFILRGLRNPADFEFEKAIAHTNRKLSEIETVFLLTSSGKSYISSSIVRDVIRNNGDYTGLVPISVRK; this is encoded by the coding sequence ATGAGACGAGCAATTTTTCCCGGTTCTTTTGATCCTTTAACCCTAGGTCATCATGATATTATTATGAGAGGCGTCACCCTTTTTGATGAAATTATTATTGCAATAGGTAAAAATGCGGATAAAAAATATATGTTTAGTTTAGAAAAACGATTGCATTTTATAGAAGAAGCGTTTAAAGATGTGCCCTCTATTAAAGTAAAAACTTACCAAGGCCTCACCGTTGATTTTTGTAGGAAAGAAGACGCTAGTTTTATTTTAAGAGGATTAAGAAATCCTGCAGATTTCGAATTTGAGAAAGCTATTGCCCATACAAACAGAAAATTATCTGAGATAGAAACCGTGTTTTTATTGACTTCTTCGGGTAAATCTTATATAAGTTCTTCTATTGTAAGAGATGTAATACGAAATAATGGGGACTATACTGGACTTGTACCTATTTCTGTAAGAAAATAG
- a CDS encoding PAS domain S-box protein yields MESSYKLVGKFFPYMSTPKNNSSFSLDWIKQIPSSIVIIDTNFKIISASPKWQTNFQLNLSQIEGNNITSFFPELATQLKTRLQYSLDGLRDIKFKYNANDSKYSSKDSIWHFNPWKDGYGNIIGVIIKIKPITKNQELKIELNKTKLILNQKCDVAKIGSWEIDIIKNVLLWTPIVNKIHGLPVNYKPTLEEAINFYHGESQDVIRKAVNDAINFGTPWNEKAQLKQKDGTLITVNTIGRPKFKDGKCNRIIGTIQNIKSTAPTKINNLKTVIEEYPLFEKVPFGLAIIDLNSGTFLNVNNQFSKLSGFEKEHFLQHNVMDYVPTNFKNKNADLFKQLKEKGFFEPVKFIFSTKQKHQLNIKVSGTIVKNSLGVKSILCTIENITTQTKLENKLKSTISVVRERNEQLLNFAHMVSHNLKTHATNFSLLLNFLNDETNKIQRNKFMKMLFSASDNLSETIKGLREVVAVNTSVNEEKKNISLIDSVFVVEQNVAGLLKETNGKIINEIPEDTMVKALPAYLNSILTNCITNSIKYRNPDKNPIIILSIEDEKNYTVLSIEDNGLGIDLEKYGNKIFGLYKTFHRNKESVGIGLYITKNQIEALNGKISVKSTPNQGSTFKVYFNKI; encoded by the coding sequence ATGGAAAGTTCCTATAAATTAGTAGGAAAATTCTTTCCGTATATGAGTACACCAAAAAATAATTCATCTTTTTCGTTAGATTGGATCAAACAAATACCTTCGTCAATTGTAATAATAGATACCAATTTTAAAATTATTAGTGCATCCCCAAAATGGCAGACAAACTTTCAGTTAAATTTATCTCAAATTGAAGGTAATAATATAACCAGTTTTTTCCCAGAATTAGCTACTCAATTAAAAACGCGACTTCAATATAGCTTAGATGGGCTAAGGGACATTAAATTTAAATACAACGCAAATGATTCTAAATATTCATCAAAAGATTCCATTTGGCATTTTAACCCTTGGAAAGATGGTTACGGTAATATTATTGGTGTTATCATTAAAATAAAGCCAATTACCAAAAACCAAGAACTTAAAATTGAGCTTAATAAAACCAAGTTGATTTTAAATCAAAAATGTGATGTCGCTAAAATTGGAAGTTGGGAAATCGATATTATAAAAAACGTACTCCTTTGGACACCTATTGTAAATAAAATACATGGCTTACCCGTAAATTACAAACCAACCTTAGAAGAAGCTATAAATTTTTACCATGGAGAATCACAAGACGTTATAAGGAAAGCTGTCAATGATGCTATTAATTTTGGTACACCATGGAATGAAAAAGCACAACTGAAACAAAAAGATGGAACCTTAATTACAGTAAATACTATTGGTAGACCAAAATTTAAAGATGGAAAATGTAATAGAATAATAGGTACAATTCAAAATATTAAGAGTACCGCACCTACAAAAATCAATAATTTAAAAACAGTAATAGAAGAATATCCTCTATTTGAAAAAGTCCCTTTTGGATTAGCAATTATAGATTTAAATTCTGGAACATTTTTGAATGTAAACAACCAATTTTCTAAACTATCGGGTTTCGAAAAAGAGCACTTTTTACAACATAATGTTATGGATTATGTACCTACTAATTTTAAAAATAAAAATGCTGATTTATTTAAACAACTAAAAGAAAAAGGATTTTTTGAACCCGTAAAATTTATATTTTCTACAAAACAAAAACATCAATTAAATATAAAAGTTTCAGGGACAATCGTCAAAAATTCTTTAGGCGTAAAGAGCATTTTATGCACTATTGAAAATATAACTACGCAAACCAAACTAGAAAATAAACTTAAAAGCACTATCTCGGTTGTAAGAGAACGGAATGAGCAACTTTTAAATTTTGCACATATGGTATCTCATAATCTTAAAACACATGCAACCAACTTTTCTTTATTATTAAATTTCCTAAATGATGAAACAAATAAGATTCAGCGCAATAAGTTCATGAAGATGCTATTTAGCGCTTCTGACAACTTATCTGAAACCATTAAAGGACTGCGTGAAGTAGTTGCTGTAAACACAAGTGTAAATGAAGAAAAGAAAAATATTTCTTTAATTGATAGTGTTTTTGTTGTTGAACAAAATGTAGCAGGGTTACTGAAAGAGACCAATGGTAAAATAATTAATGAAATCCCCGAAGATACTATGGTTAAAGCCCTACCTGCTTACCTTAATAGTATTTTAACAAATTGTATTACCAATTCAATAAAATATAGAAATCCAGATAAAAATCCCATAATCATTTTAAGTATAGAAGATGAAAAGAACTACACAGTTCTTAGTATAGAAGACAACGGCCTAGGTATAGATTTAGAAAAATATGGCAATAAAATTTTTGGCCTATATAAAACTTTTCATAGAAATAAAGAATCTGTAGGTATAGGTCTTTATATTACTAAAAATCAAATTGAAGCTCTAAATGGAAAAATTTCTGTTAAGAGCACGCCTAACCAAGGTAGTACTTTTAAAGTATATTTTAATAAAATATAA